The nucleotide sequence ATAACAACTTTCTAAGAATTTTCCAATTTCCTGCGATGCTGACTAGAAACTTGCCCAAGGTTGAAGTTTAACCAGCTGACAGTTCAACAGTAATCAGCTTTATTAACCTCTAAATGTTGTAAAGTGAATGTTGACCTTCATGAAAATCAATAAGGATGTATTATTTACCATATAACAAATTTTGAGTTGAACTAAATTTCACTTCATGAGATTCAGTGTTTATGATGACCTCATCTACTATCAAGATACtaagtttgaagttcaaccaactGTTACTATCTAGGTTATATTTATAATGTTTCCAAATGTTAACTCACATGGCATTTGACCTCCATAAAAGACAAAAGGAATAATTTACACAATAATGGTTACCAAAGTATCAAGTTCAATCAACTTATAATCCTTAaaatactgtgtttacaagatttaaAGCATATGCCCTCTGGTGAActaatatgacctttgacctacattAACAACTCTAGCAATCATCTGCTAACTAAAGAATACCTGCATACTAAGTTTGATTTGACTGAGCAACTATCACTCttaactcaaatgacctttgacacccATGGAAagcaatagggttcatctaatCACCAAGTGCTACATAACAAGTTTCAGGTTCAATCACCTTCAGATACCCTGTAAGACGAGGCATCACACTTAAATACTTTGGCAagtaattaaaaacaataacaataaatcaGTAAAAAATGACACTGACCTTCAGATACCCTGTAAGATGAGGCATCACACTTAATTACTTCAGCAAGTAATTACAAACAGTAACAATTACAAGAATAAATCAGTAAACAAAGACAGACTGATTTTGGGCTTGACTCTCAAAGCCTATGTCTGATATAGGAAGAACAGTACCACGATGAGGTCTGCAACGCAGAACCCAATGAAAAATGGCTGCCAGAAGCATTTTCCCCTCCCAATTTAAGTGAATCCCATCGTGTGAAAAATATATGGATAAAACTCTATGTgattttaagaaaataaaagtCACATCCAAAAGTATTATCAAACAGGATTGCAAAATATGAGGCAACCTTTTATTAATATAGCGTACTTTATCATTAAAGGGCCTATTGCCTACTTGAGGCAGAACAGATGTCATaaaaatagggcaatgaaagcAAATTCTTGCACACTGACCAAGAGATTCTATGTTTCGAAGAACCTCCTGTGCATTGCACATTCTTCCTACATCATTGCTGCCAAAGTGCATGATCACTGCATTAATAGTTAAAGTAAAAGTTTTATTAAACTTCTTTATGTAATCCAAACAGTCTCTACTTGTGCCACCAGGCAAAAAGTGGCAGAGAACCTCAACAGAGGGTGGCAGAGTCGCTCTCAAGTGGCTATCCAGATAGCGACCATTTGAGTCCGCCAAAATGAGGAATTTCTGTTGAGAAGCACAGTAAAcattaaatattgtattattttaattatcataaaGAACAGCTAGCTTCTTGTGCTTATAATTAGGAAGTCATATTCTTTAAAGCCAAACTTtcacaaaataatatttcataataGGATGAACCAGGCCAACAAAGTAATGGCACATTCGGATATACATGTGTATTGCTATTGTGTATGTCCACTACAGCTCATTGCACCTTTTGTAGAAATTTTAGAAGAGGTCAAACcacaacatactccaaaatcTGGtaatttgatatggaatgaccctaATACAAACCCTTACTGATGCATTCTTTACTATTCTTGTAAAACAGATGAAGTTACAGATGCTGCATATTGTTGAGCAAGTTGCCTGTAAGCTTCACTAAACCCTTTGTTACATATTGCCTTCTGAATAACTACAACAATACGTCTAGATTCAGCTTTAAATCTAATTGAATGAACAAAGGTGAAATGAGCTGTTGGATCCAAATCATTATGAAATACATCCCATTGTTTGAAAAATAACATATCTAAAGTACTAAAATCAGTTATTGTATACAATACATTGTAGTTATTTACGTCTGTCAATCCAAACAATGAAAAGTCTACATCATGAATAACAAAATCAAATACATGTCTGAAGGCATTACCACGCAGAGTCTGTGTAACATGATGACAAATATAACTACCAATTCGGCACTGCCTTAAAAATCTTTGATAGTAATAGTTATCACCATGAGCGAGAGAACACTTTGTGGTAGCCTCCAAACCATGCCGAACAAATTCTTTTACTCGTTTAGAAAACAAAGCTGTTAATTTTACTTTAGGCTTAACATAAAGCCGTGCTACCGGGCAGCGGACTTCTGAATCCACAATGAAATCTTTAACCTGATCACCCTCAATGACACACACTTTGCAAATTGCAGTGACATGTGACAAAGTCCATGAAAGTGAAGTCACCAGGACTAAAAACATATTTGCAAAGGAGCAAACATCCCCTATTCCCACAAAAGTATTAGCAGCAGTAGAAATATTTACTTCTAACTGCTGCTCTGGTGCTGCTGAGGTGCTTGGTCCACTTGCTTGTCTGAGAGTTGAGGACTTGGGCCCTGATGGCTTCTTCCTCATAGCCACCTTTGATACCTACAGTTAAAAAGGAAAACCAATATGAAGATGTTTATGTGACATAATAAAGCAGTCCCATTAGTACACTGTAGTATTAGTATCAAATGAGTTTCAGAAAAAAAACTACATTTGCATCTTTCATGGTTTAACCAAAGGTACAGTACTTTATGCCATATTTTGTCACTTCTTTTTTGCTCTCATGATTTGGCCGTGCAGACCTTAAAAATAATCCCCTTCTCCTGTTtcctttgtatatattttatattatatactgtactattaaTGCCAATTGTTAAGAAAAGTGCTGCTTGTAATTTCATATAAGCCTACTGAATACTGTCTGAaatgaaaatgtgttatatacTAGTCTTGTTAAAAAACTGTCATCGAAAAACACTGACATTGACACAGAGTATATCAAGCAAATTAACAACAGTGGCAAACTGGAAGATGTCACCTTTTGACACCACATCTTCCTGAATATCAAATTATGTACAGGCAAGCAGCCCATTCATGTAGCCATTTCCTTGTTatctctaccccccccctcctccattgGCTACTGCGACAGAACGCACCAATCAAGGGTGTAGGAAGCTGGGGGGCACaacccccagtgaaaaatatagaGGCGCGGaggtatcattccgcccccccccccccgcttcgcaagtcaaaaaacaccttttttatttccaaatttgaaaaaaatctcatttggagatccaaattgcatctaaggccaggtgaaaatgcaaaattataaacaaaatggagtgggtgggttgaagtgtgctatattgcaccaaattgcatttgaggcaacctctaccccctccccttagacccctcccccaggccagccatcagtcttcagccccccactcaaaagtaccttcctacgccactggcacCAATGATCTTTCAATGTCTTCTGGTACCACCCAGCAAGTGACAGTTTCCTCTCTTGAACCTTGTAGCCATGCCCCTTATCTCAGAAGAAGGGTGACCAGCAACAATTGGTTATAAAAATGctaaatttgcaaacaaaaccCCTTAAGTGTTAGATATGAGTTTACAGTAACTTAAATACTGTTTAGTACTGGTTCATATGTTACATGATCCGGTGATTTTGTCTAATAGCTTTAGTTATAAAGGTTTATCAATTATCAAGCTACACATAACTACAGTGCGGATATAACGCATCAGTTAGTAATATACATATCATGCAAATATAATGTAATACTGTATGAACTTAGAAAGAGAATTGGGTTATCAAGGCACAATTTAATAAGTCATTGGGGAGGGGAGTTTTGAATGTGAACTAGTTTGGTGTAAGGTCAATACAGCATACAATGGCTAAAAGCCTTAACAGCTAATTTGCAAGCTAAATTAAGAATTTGCAAAGATGGTATTTTACATTGAAGGAGCAGTTCATAGTTATTTtaatcaaacattttcaaaggGCCATACAGTAAGTGAAGTATGAGGTTTCATTCTATGTTGTTACTAGTGTTTTTCAGTTGTACTAGATATGCAAAATGTCTTTATTTATCTGAACAGGACAATATTCCATGAAGCACCAATTCTCATATTGACTGTAGCCAGGTGACGTTGCTTGGACCCAAGCAGTTTAAGAAATGACAAAGATGATTTCTGGTTCTCATCAACTACGGAAGAGCCTacagggacaaactaaaacgaatgacagctaATGACAAATgtctttgtacagggttaattatcattcgcgaatgacagcgaatgaaaacgaaggacggtggtgagtggagatagaatgattaacggagtggagtaaatgcggttaacggttttctgcgcaaaaatgatttgaggaaactcgcatgttacgtggttgcagggttttggtgtaatttaccgatagaaaccacagggaaagtttttgtgtgaaaatgcgcttgagtgctgtgctttttacctctgcagatttatatagaaagataactgaagcaatttcaagattatagtattgttagtttctaacaattaatatcggaaaaacgatgttaaatttactttttaaaatcagacttacaatttcgcttactataaggtacttaatcttgtccgtactttactagatctagatacccacgaagtctgaactgtgatatccggttgaagcaaatgtctgtgctgtcattactgtcattcgttttagtcaacgcaatttttagtgtgtacaacatattgtcattcgttatggttaatgcaattgtcattcgttttagtaacacccagCTTACAGGTAGATGGTGAAAAGGTGAATAGATATTAACTTTGATATGGTACTGTACCTTTGTCTTTTTTGATGGAGGCTCACATTGTTGAGGATCTTTAATCTCTGATGCATCCACCAAAATGTCTTCCCCATCTACTACAACCAACACCTTTGACCGAATAGGATCTACCTCTACGACAAATCCTTCTTTCATTGTATCACCTTTCTTAACAGATACTGCATCATCTTTCTCCAAACGTAATGATGCAGTTTTCAAAGTATGCTGAAAAGTAAGCAGACAGGAATATATTTCATTCACTATTTTAATCGAAAGAGCACTATTTATTGTTATTAGAGGAGTAAGATTACATTTTCGAGTACATTACCATTAGCAATAGGTACTGTCAGTCGTCAAGCGGACCATACATATACTGCATTATGGAAAAAATCAATTGCCATTATCATACACATTAcaccaaagagaaaaaaattatactATATCTACAGATAATTTTGCAGCTATGGGCCTTTCCACCACCCTAGCTagtcgggggaggggggggggagacttaGGTGGGGGCAATCATTCAGTCAGGGATGACACCAACATCACTCTAGAGAAAATCAATcctgagggtgggggggggttacaaCACAAGGTGCCACAGTAGCCACGTTTAGGTACTGCAACTGCAATGAACATACAACACGggtgtacacatacagtaaaTCTCCAGCTGTATTTGACAGCTACTTTTAGGGAAATCAATCGTTTCTTGAAAATGCTGGACAAGCATTAAAAGGTCTTCCAAGCAGAGGGCAAGGAGCAGTTAATGCCAATGTACATGCATACTGTGTATAGTGTGCTCAATAACCACCAATGTGCATGCTTATAAATTTCTTCTAAATATGATTACAAAACATTATGTAATACAATTAATTGGACACAATTCCAGACAAATTTCTGATTTaagacagaaaaaaatcagaaaatcagCTATAAGACTCAAAGGGTTCAGATAACACAAGTAGGTCTGTATTCATGGATTTAACCACAAGTGAATAAATGCCTTCCAGAAGTAAACCTCTCTGATCAGATAGTGATAATGAAACATCATTTGGCACAGACAAGATAACTTTTAAAGCTTCATTCAGACTTAAAGATTTAACAACAACACTACAAAGAACCTTTATATACAAGCAGTGGCTGAGGTGTTAATTTTCCTGTGTATGAGATACACAGGAAAGAATATAATCACAGCAGTGATTGAGGTTACACAGTACCTAAAAGAATAAAGATAACCAGGTAGCGATTAAGTGGAAAGCAAACAAAGACTGATTTACTGAAAAGctgtttttaaattgtaatgGGAAGCTGTGGGAAAAAATGCTGATAATTATAAGTATGTGAaatgaatgtgtaaaagtaagttggcctgacgtttcgatcctagcaggatcttcttcagaggctaaatgacaagttacagtaacagaggggacaaaaacacgcacagaatacagacaggttaatgagcacggtgaacacaatgagatggatgaaaggggattataagtagaaagcaacaggagaagaggagaggaaggagataaactgtagagggacaaagagaggattaaaggcacagggtgaggaataaactggagagggacaaagacagaaaggtgtgaagaaaaatggaggggaagagagctgtgagaggaagagtgaaagggggggggggaagggagaaaggggagaaggagtagggaacagaggaaagttagtcatgtccttcctgaatgttcagcccatgaggttgaatggtacacTATGTGAAATGAAGTATAAAGTGTGAATTACACATATTAATTGGGCAAGTTCCTTTCAAAATAGTGAGCTAATGCCAAGTGATAATTATTTTATTCTAACAACAATTCTAGTTACAAATATGAACAATAGGCCTATTTAACTCTCAAtttttgtatgtacagtagtttcatGATGGTTGATGAGAATATAGCCAGTTGTTTGATATTCATGATACACTACTAGATTGTTTGTatgaaccaccccccccccacaccccacctcTTTCTCATCATTGCCATACTATTTACTCAAAATATGGACTATGTCATCTCTGGCAATTCCATCCAGCTAAATAGATACTTTCTGTTAGCAGTTTGCAGAATTGATGTTCCTGACCATgaacaattacaatatgttatATGCCTTTCAGTGAAATAGTGCAATGCACCTAGCAACATTTTTAATCTGTACCTAGACAAACTGAATGACCCCAGGGAATGGT is from Apostichopus japonicus isolate 1M-3 chromosome 16, ASM3797524v1, whole genome shotgun sequence and encodes:
- the LOC139983023 gene encoding uncharacterized protein isoform X1; its protein translation is MATASLPNFCVGEQAEAVDVAGIWAPCKIKKVNELEDGNRSFYVSFDGWSQKWNVSVPSTKIRKKTVTEHTLKTASLRLEKDDAVSVKKGDTMKEGFVVEVDPIRSKVLVVVDGEDILVDASEIKDPQQCEPPSKKTKVSKVAMRKKPSGPKSSTLRQASGPSTSAAPEQQLEVNISTAANTFVGIGDVCSFANMFLVLVTSLSWTLSHVTAICKVCVIEGDQVKDFIVDSEVRCPVARLYVKPKVKLTALFSKRVKEFVRHGLEATTKCSLAHGDNYYYQRFLRQCRIGSYICHHVTQTLRGNAFRHVFDFVIHDVDFSLFGLTDVNNYNVLYTITDFSTLDMLFFKQWDVFHNDLDPTAHFTFVHSIRFKAESRRIVVVIQKAICNKGFSEAYRQLAQQYAASVTSSVLQE
- the LOC139983023 gene encoding uncharacterized protein isoform X2 — translated: MATASLPNFCVGEQAEAVDVAGIWAPCKIKKVNELEDGNRSFYVSFDGWSQKWNVSVPSTKIRKKTVTEHTLKTASLRLEKDDAVSVKKGDTMKEGFVVEVDPIRSKVLVVVDGEDILVDASEIKDPQQCEPPSKKTKVSKVAMRKKPSGPKSSTLRQASGPSTSAAPEQQLEKFLILADSNGRYLDSHLRATLPPSVEVLCHFLPGGTSRDCLDYIKKFNKTFTLTINAVIMHFGSNDVGRMCNAQEVLRNIESLGQCARICFHCPIFMTSVLPQVGNRPFNDKVRYINKRLPHILQSCLIILLDVTFIFLKSHRVLSIYFSHDGIHLNWEGKMLLAAIFHWVLRCRPHRGTVLPISDIGFESQAQNQSVFVY